One Carcharodon carcharias isolate sCarCar2 chromosome 1, sCarCar2.pri, whole genome shotgun sequence DNA window includes the following coding sequences:
- the clrn2 gene encoding clarin-2 — MPNHLKKTLFSTAAIVSFVSVILLTVALGTTRWVTASMLCKTGADIVNATDPEMAKFMGHLYYGLFQGRKIRHCGLGGRCSKITIFPQLVKTVNAAVHVLVIFFICLAIAFALVSFGFCIYNAVKIPYQAIKGPMGIYLWNSIASLCGLFAIVCFIAAVKLHQHTERIANFRERVFKFIILQEYFGTSYWLCVASAILPLANILVVSISGVHFPKLKTKTEEANVTPEDLMY, encoded by the exons ATGCCCAATCACTTGAAGAAAACTCTGTTTTCCACAGCTGCTATTGTAAGTTTTGTTTCTGTAATCCTGCTGACTGTGGCACTGGGGACAACACGATGGGTGACTGCTTCTATGCTGTGCAAAACTGGGGCTGACATTGTAAATGCCACTGATCCAGAGATGGCAAAGTTTATGGGGCACCTTTACTATGGACTATTCCAGGGACGAAAAATACGACACTGTGGTCTTGGAGGACGGTGCTCTAAAATCACAA TTTTTCCACAGTTGGTGAAAACGGTGAATGCAGCTGTTCATGTTTTGGTTATATTTTTTATCTGCCTAGCAATTGCTTTTGCTTTGGTCAGTTTTGGGTTTTGTATTTACAATGCAGTGAAAATTCCTTACCAAGCCATAAAAGGACCAATGGGTATCTACCTCTGGAACTCAATTGCAA GTCTGTGTGGACTGTTTGCAATTGTTTGCTTTATTGCTGCTGTGAAGCTTCATCAGCATACAGAACGAATTGCCAATTTTCGTGAACGTGTTTTTAAATTCATTATCCTTCAGGAATACTTTGGCACCTCCTACTGGCTGTGCGTGGCAAGTGCTATTTTGCCTTTAGCAAACATTTTAGTGGTCAGCATCAGTGGAGTGCATTTCCCAAAGTTAAAGACCAAAACAGAGGAAGCAAATGTCACACCTGAAGACCTAATGTATTAG